In Wenyingzhuangia fucanilytica, the following are encoded in one genomic region:
- a CDS encoding DUF4105 domain-containing protein: MKYIYLLIFSFTITLFAQQKTELSDQAEVSILTCAPGQNELYAAFGHSAIRVKDPVHQLDRVYNYGTFDFNKPNFYLNFCRGLLLYQVSSYNFKYFPYEYYKEKRWIKAQTLNFTKAENQQIFDYLEWNVLPQNKDYQYDFFYDNCATKMHEVIEKSIGKIDFDYSDFPKDLTHRNLIHQYLAKNSWSKFGIDLALGAVIDKKATLKQYMFLPDFIYLGLKDSKINGKKIIDKESFILPDYKLDKPKTNFLLSPLFLSLLLIFITYYLRIFNKNTKIWFNSLAITFGVLGIVIFSLWFLTEHSTTKMNMNLLWANPVLLAYPFLKGLWKKRICYLGLLFLSGFLLVAVLGFQQFDLSFYILASCLVPIYLKPLLTFKI, from the coding sequence ATGAAGTATATATATTTATTAATATTTTCATTCACCATCACCCTTTTTGCACAACAAAAAACTGAATTATCAGACCAAGCAGAAGTGAGTATTTTAACTTGTGCTCCTGGACAAAATGAATTATATGCAGCTTTTGGTCATAGTGCCATTAGAGTAAAAGATCCTGTTCATCAATTGGACAGAGTTTACAACTATGGAACTTTTGATTTTAACAAACCAAACTTTTATCTAAACTTTTGTAGAGGATTACTACTTTACCAAGTAAGTAGTTATAATTTCAAGTATTTTCCTTATGAATACTACAAAGAAAAAAGATGGATAAAAGCTCAAACCTTAAATTTTACTAAAGCAGAAAATCAACAAATATTTGATTATTTAGAGTGGAATGTGCTTCCTCAAAACAAAGATTATCAGTACGATTTTTTTTATGATAACTGCGCCACTAAAATGCATGAGGTAATAGAAAAAAGTATAGGTAAAATTGATTTTGATTACAGCGATTTCCCAAAAGATTTAACTCATAGAAATTTAATCCATCAATATTTAGCTAAAAATTCATGGTCTAAATTTGGAATTGATTTGGCATTAGGTGCTGTTATAGATAAAAAAGCTACTTTAAAACAATATATGTTCTTGCCTGATTTTATTTATTTAGGATTAAAGGACAGTAAAATCAACGGAAAAAAAATAATTGATAAAGAAAGTTTTATTCTTCCTGATTATAAATTAGACAAGCCTAAAACCAACTTTTTACTTAGTCCTTTGTTTTTATCTTTACTCTTAATTTTTATTACATATTATTTAAGAATCTTTAATAAAAACACTAAAATTTGGTTTAACAGCTTAGCAATTACTTTTGGAGTATTAGGTATCGTAATCTTTAGTTTGTGGTTTTTAACCGAACACAGTACAACCAAAATGAATATGAATTTATTATGGGCAAACCCTGTATTACTTGCTTATCCGTTCCTTAAAGGGCTGTGGAAAAAAAGAATCTGTTATTTAGGTCTCCTATTTTTAAGCGGCTTTTTATTAGTAGCCGTTTTAGGATTTCAACAATTTGATTTAAGTTTTTATATACTTGCCAGTTGTTTGGTTCCTATATACTTAAAACCTTTATTGACCTTTAAAATATAA
- a CDS encoding exopolysaccharide biosynthesis polyprenyl glycosylphosphotransferase: MIPNTKLYVSERIVLLRIIDVLALGLGLVLCNQFLNFKYINILYAPFSKNTITLLAYYLIAAQVFEMYNLVDTASRFKTVRNLFAVTITCGVTYLYTPFLTPVLPANRIDILIFLLCIFFSVFIWRNIYIFTVAKKQFYKYVLLICGDDNMLKDLIYHVSHHSKDNAMYGYVSENKLANSDGFLDIKTTDINEIIEKNDIKELIVSLKGFSKEDEYNLNQKLAYYFEQGINILSYEDYIERVTFCVPEKNLTQHFYKYFNFSENHHNRLYLFFMRVLDVLAGLIGLFFMMLLIPFVLIGNLLASRGGLFYTQERVGAKGRAFKIVKFRSMVMSAEKNGAQWAVKNDARITKFGKFLRKTRIDEIPQFWNVLKGDMSLIGPRPERPEFVSELEKQIPLYAIRHVIKPGLTGWAQVMYPYASSIEEQKKKLRYDLYYIKKRGLFIDFKIVIKTMNTVLYFKGQ, from the coding sequence ATGATTCCGAATACAAAATTATACGTATCAGAAAGAATTGTTCTGCTAAGAATTATAGATGTATTAGCTTTAGGTTTAGGGTTGGTTTTATGTAATCAATTTTTAAATTTTAAGTATATCAATATACTTTACGCACCTTTTTCTAAAAATACAATTACTTTATTGGCGTACTATTTAATAGCCGCTCAGGTTTTTGAAATGTATAATTTAGTAGATACAGCTAGTAGATTTAAAACGGTTAGAAACTTATTTGCTGTTACCATTACTTGTGGCGTAACCTATTTATACACTCCTTTTTTAACTCCTGTTTTACCAGCAAATAGAATTGATATTTTAATTTTTTTGCTTTGTATTTTCTTTTCAGTTTTTATTTGGAGAAACATTTACATTTTTACCGTAGCTAAAAAACAATTTTATAAATATGTTTTGCTGATTTGTGGTGATGATAATATGTTAAAAGACTTAATTTATCACGTAAGCCATCATTCTAAAGACAATGCAATGTATGGCTATGTAAGCGAAAATAAATTAGCTAATTCAGATGGTTTTTTAGATATAAAAACAACCGATATTAATGAGATTATAGAAAAAAATGACATCAAAGAACTAATAGTTTCTTTAAAAGGTTTTTCTAAAGAAGATGAATACAATTTAAATCAAAAATTAGCTTATTATTTTGAACAAGGAATTAACATTTTAAGTTACGAAGACTATATAGAAAGGGTTACTTTTTGTGTACCCGAAAAGAATTTAACTCAACATTTTTATAAGTATTTTAATTTTAGTGAAAACCATCACAACAGATTATACTTGTTTTTTATGAGGGTGTTAGATGTGTTAGCAGGACTTATAGGCTTATTTTTTATGATGTTATTGATTCCTTTTGTTTTAATAGGAAACTTATTAGCAAGCAGAGGGGGGCTTTTTTATACGCAAGAAAGAGTAGGAGCCAAAGGAAGAGCTTTTAAAATAGTAAAGTTTAGATCTATGGTGATGTCTGCAGAAAAAAATGGGGCACAGTGGGCAGTTAAAAACGATGCTAGAATAACTAAGTTTGGTAAGTTTTTAAGAAAAACAAGAATTGATGAAATTCCTCAGTTTTGGAATGTTTTAAAAGGAGATATGAGTTTAATTGGTCCAAGACCAGAACGTCCTGAGTTTGTAAGCGAATTAGAAAAGCAAATACCTTTATATGCGATTAGACACGTAATTAAACCAGGTTTAACAGGATGGGCTCAAGTAATGTATCCTTATGCTTCTTCTATTGAAGAACAAAAAAAGAAACTTAGATACGATTTGTATTACATTAAAAAAAGAGGACTTTTTATAGATTTTAAAATAGTTATTAAAACCATGAATACGGTTTTATATTTTAAAGGTCAATAA
- a CDS encoding glycosyltransferase family 2 protein: MKNALVSIITPCYNSESFIAETIKSVQNQTYEHWEMLITDDGSTDHSIKIIEDFISKDNRIKLFKINNSGAAVARNNSIKEAKGTFIAFLDSDDVWLPYKLEKQISFMVENNYALSFTSYQRMNESGELLNEVVKAHQKLNYRNMLSSNKIGCLTAIYNQEKIGKVYMPNIRKRQDYALWLSILKKIDFAYGLQEILATYRLRNFSMSAKKTEMIKWNWKLYREVEKKSFFSATFWVMCNICLKIKNR, encoded by the coding sequence ATGAAAAACGCCTTAGTTTCTATTATTACTCCTTGCTATAACTCAGAAAGTTTTATTGCTGAAACAATTAAAAGTGTTCAGAATCAAACTTATGAGCATTGGGAAATGTTGATAACCGATGATGGTTCTACAGATCATTCTATTAAAATTATTGAAGATTTTATTAGTAAAGACAATAGAATTAAATTGTTTAAAATAAATAATTCTGGAGCTGCAGTTGCTAGAAATAATTCAATTAAAGAGGCTAAAGGGACTTTTATTGCTTTTTTAGATAGTGATGATGTTTGGTTGCCATATAAATTAGAAAAACAAATTAGTTTTATGGTGGAGAATAATTATGCTCTTAGTTTTACATCTTATCAAAGAATGAATGAGTCTGGTGAGTTGTTAAATGAAGTGGTAAAAGCTCATCAGAAATTGAATTATAGAAATATGTTGTCATCTAATAAAATTGGTTGTTTAACTGCTATTTATAATCAAGAGAAAATAGGAAAGGTTTACATGCCTAATATTAGAAAAAGACAAGACTATGCCTTGTGGTTAAGTATTTTAAAAAAGATTGATTTTGCTTATGGTTTACAAGAGATTTTAGCTACTTATAGACTTAGAAATTTTTCAATGTCAGCTAAAAAAACAGAAATGATAAAATGGAATTGGAAACTTTATAGAGAAGTAGAGAAAAAAAGTTTTTTTAGCGCTACCTTTTGGGTAATGTGTAACATTTGTTTAAAAATAAAAAACAGGTAG
- a CDS encoding phenylacetate--CoA ligase family protein: MFYKLIFKLGQQLRNPSINSWFSFLKQSESWSLEDLEAYQLKRLKELLQFANDHSPFYKKHFKDHQFSVADVKSLKDIDKVPVITKRTLLDHTQEIHTQYDFKKLIKATTSGSSGESLVFNRNEEADSFNRAAIFRGYSWYNVNPWDKNGYFWGFNFSFKEKVKTKILDFLQHRFRIFSYEKKSFEQFVSKLKNAKYIHGYSSMLFQTAKLINERSLAKPKGLKMIKGTSEKIFDTYQEEVQKAFGLKIISEYGATESGIIAFECPKGKMHINMEGVLVEEVNDEILVTNLQMKSFPVIRYQLGDYIQLAPKEELCTCGKKHRILKEVTGRVGSNVYGYKEIYPSLYFYYIFKNLVKNNGLKLNYQVIQNKKGLLEFCIEQSMDDHKINLLKEEIKKYFSNDVAVEIMVNVSLQSTQGKFKSFISNINE; encoded by the coding sequence ATGTTTTATAAGTTGATATTTAAGTTAGGACAACAATTGAGGAATCCTTCAATTAATTCATGGTTTTCTTTTTTAAAACAAAGTGAATCGTGGTCTTTAGAAGATTTAGAAGCGTATCAATTAAAGAGGTTGAAAGAATTATTGCAATTTGCCAATGATCATTCTCCGTTTTATAAAAAGCATTTTAAAGATCATCAATTTTCTGTAGCCGATGTAAAATCACTAAAAGATATTGATAAAGTTCCTGTAATCACTAAAAGAACATTATTGGATCATACTCAAGAAATTCATACCCAATATGATTTTAAAAAACTAATCAAAGCCACTACATCTGGTAGTTCCGGAGAATCGTTAGTATTTAACAGAAATGAAGAGGCAGATTCTTTTAATAGGGCTGCAATTTTTAGAGGATACTCCTGGTATAATGTAAACCCATGGGATAAAAACGGTTATTTTTGGGGATTTAATTTTTCTTTTAAGGAAAAAGTTAAAACCAAAATTTTAGATTTTTTACAGCACAGATTTAGAATATTCAGTTATGAAAAAAAATCTTTTGAGCAGTTTGTTTCTAAATTAAAAAACGCAAAATATATTCACGGATATTCATCTATGTTGTTCCAAACAGCAAAGCTGATTAATGAAAGAAGTTTAGCAAAGCCTAAAGGTTTAAAAATGATAAAAGGAACCTCTGAAAAGATATTTGATACTTATCAAGAAGAAGTGCAAAAGGCTTTTGGTTTAAAAATAATTAGTGAATATGGGGCTACGGAGTCTGGAATTATAGCTTTTGAATGTCCTAAAGGGAAAATGCACATCAACATGGAAGGGGTGTTGGTAGAAGAGGTAAATGATGAAATTTTAGTGACCAATTTACAAATGAAATCTTTTCCTGTAATTAGATATCAATTAGGAGATTATATACAATTAGCTCCAAAAGAAGAGCTTTGTACTTGTGGAAAAAAACATAGAATTTTAAAAGAAGTTACGGGTAGAGTAGGATCTAATGTCTACGGATATAAAGAAATTTACCCTAGTTTATATTTTTATTATATTTTTAAAAACTTGGTTAAAAACAATGGTTTAAAGTTAAACTATCAAGTAATTCAAAATAAAAAAGGTTTGTTAGAGTTTTGTATTGAGCAATCTATGGACGACCATAAAATCAATTTACTAAAAGAAGAGATAAAAAAGTATTTTAGCAATGATGTAGCGGTTGAAATAATGGTTAATGTATCATTGCAATCCACTCAAGGAAAGTTTAAAAGTTTTATTTCTAATATCAACGAATAA
- a CDS encoding glycosyltransferase family 4 protein, protein MRVLYIGNDLSGQSKYHSAYATLKQNLINEGFEVISSSSKKNQILRLLDMILAVMIHAKKVDYILIDVFSTSAFYYALVTSQLSRVFKTKYIPILHGGNLPKRLINSPKLCAKIFNNAYVNISPSAFLQTVFKKHDYESVLIPNTIHISEYLFKEREVLSPNLLYVRAFAEIYNPVMAIEVLFELKNTYPKATLCMVGPDRDGTLNKVKTRLKELNIENSVVITGVLPKQEWHKISKDYDVFINTTNIDNTPVSIIETMALGLPIVSTNVGGIPYLIKDKEDGFLVEPNNIIEMKNAIITLLNDKKIANHFSVKGRKKVEMMDWEVVKYQWFKILV, encoded by the coding sequence ATGAGAGTATTATATATAGGTAATGACTTATCTGGTCAATCAAAATATCACAGTGCTTATGCAACCTTAAAACAAAATTTAATAAATGAAGGTTTTGAGGTGATTAGTTCCTCTTCTAAAAAAAATCAAATTTTAAGATTGTTAGATATGATTTTGGCAGTGATGATTCACGCTAAAAAAGTTGACTATATTTTGATAGATGTTTTTAGTACTTCGGCTTTTTATTACGCTCTTGTTACATCTCAACTTTCTAGGGTTTTTAAAACAAAATATATTCCGATTTTACATGGAGGAAATTTACCAAAGAGGTTGATTAATAGTCCTAAATTATGTGCTAAAATTTTTAATAATGCCTATGTAAATATTTCTCCATCGGCTTTTTTACAAACAGTATTTAAAAAACACGATTATGAAAGTGTTTTAATTCCAAATACCATTCATATTTCAGAATATCTATTTAAAGAAAGAGAGGTGCTATCACCCAATTTGTTGTATGTTAGAGCTTTTGCAGAGATTTATAATCCTGTAATGGCTATAGAGGTGTTGTTTGAATTAAAAAATACATATCCTAAAGCTACATTATGTATGGTAGGGCCAGATAGAGATGGTACTTTAAATAAAGTAAAAACAAGGTTAAAAGAATTAAATATAGAAAATAGTGTTGTGATTACTGGCGTTTTACCAAAACAAGAATGGCATAAAATATCTAAAGATTATGATGTGTTTATCAATACAACAAATATTGATAATACTCCAGTAAGTATTATAGAAACAATGGCTTTAGGTTTGCCAATTGTATCTACTAATGTAGGTGGAATTCCTTATTTGATAAAAGATAAAGAAGATGGGTTTTTAGTGGAACCTAATAATATTATAGAAATGAAAAATGCTATTATAACTTTGTTAAACGATAAAAAAATAGCAAATCATTTTTCTGTAAAAGGTAGGAAAAAGGTAGAAATGATGGATTGGGAAGTAGTAAAATATCAATGGTTTAAAATTTTAGTGTAA
- a CDS encoding O-antigen ligase family protein, with amino-acid sequence MLKNRLLLVILHLLAGFLLTVSIIPKVVAVLVMIYALIDIVSSKNKNNEAFLWTAYFVSAEVLLRMTGGTISWEMIKYITILFLFTGMVVEKHSRGVPVVFWLYILLLLVGVAFSDIPADASLRKAVIFNLSGPISLGVSAMYFYNRTIEYNRFKEVLFFTLLPIMSMLTLLYFRTPSLKEITFGSTANFEASGGFGPNQVATALGFGIFLLATLLLLKGKITGSIYVDVFLLFYLIYRGLLTFSRGGILTGFMAFFVLSLFYLVARGKLVFLLKYLGIMLLFLITIWVYSTNVTGGMLENRYLGKNSLGEQKQDISSGRLDIFEEQLETFMENPVFGIGVGSGKYLRQEEYDGHITGASHNEMSRLLEEHGLIGLFSLLLLFYASTLNFFKQGILYKGFIIAFATLWFLTINHSAMRIAFPGFIYGLSLINFYEDEEYDEELATSGI; translated from the coding sequence ATGTTAAAGAACAGACTTTTGTTGGTTATTTTACACTTATTAGCAGGGTTTCTGCTAACGGTGTCTATAATTCCAAAAGTGGTAGCTGTTTTGGTTATGATCTATGCTTTGATAGACATTGTTTCTAGTAAAAATAAAAATAATGAAGCTTTTCTATGGACGGCTTATTTTGTTAGTGCTGAGGTTTTGTTAAGAATGACAGGAGGGACCATTTCATGGGAAATGATTAAGTATATAACAATTCTTTTCCTGTTTACAGGAATGGTGGTAGAAAAACATTCTAGAGGTGTTCCTGTGGTGTTTTGGCTGTATATTTTATTATTATTAGTAGGGGTTGCTTTTTCTGATATTCCAGCAGATGCCTCCTTAAGAAAAGCGGTGATTTTTAATTTAAGTGGTCCTATTTCTTTAGGGGTTTCGGCAATGTATTTTTATAATAGAACAATAGAATACAATAGGTTTAAAGAGGTCTTGTTTTTTACTTTATTACCTATTATGTCTATGTTAACCTTGTTGTATTTTAGAACGCCAAGTCTTAAAGAAATTACCTTTGGTTCTACGGCAAATTTTGAAGCTTCAGGAGGGTTTGGTCCCAATCAAGTAGCAACAGCTTTAGGTTTTGGAATTTTTTTATTAGCCACTTTGTTATTGTTAAAAGGAAAAATTACAGGATCTATTTATGTAGATGTTTTCCTGTTGTTTTATTTAATTTATAGAGGTTTGTTAACTTTTTCTAGAGGTGGTATTTTAACAGGATTTATGGCTTTTTTTGTATTATCTCTATTTTATTTAGTGGCTAGAGGAAAACTTGTTTTTTTACTAAAATATCTAGGTATTATGCTACTTTTTTTAATAACCATTTGGGTGTATAGTACCAATGTTACTGGAGGAATGTTAGAGAATAGATATTTAGGTAAAAATTCTTTGGGTGAACAAAAACAAGATATTTCATCTGGAAGGTTAGATATTTTTGAGGAACAATTAGAAACTTTTATGGAGAATCCTGTTTTTGGTATTGGGGTAGGTTCTGGTAAATATTTAAGACAAGAAGAGTATGATGGACATATCACAGGAGCTTCTCACAATGAAATGAGTAGACTACTAGAAGAACATGGTCTTATTGGTTTGTTTTCTTTATTATTACTTTTTTACGCATCTACTTTAAACTTTTTTAAACAAGGTATTTTATATAAAGGGTTTATTATTGCTTTTGCAACACTTTGGTTTTTAACGATTAATCATTCAGCCATGCGAATTGCTTTTCCGGGGTTTATTTATGGTTTGAGTTTGATTAATTTTTACGAAGACGAAGAGTATGATGAAGAATTAGCAACTTCTGGCATATGA